A window from Myripristis murdjan chromosome 11, fMyrMur1.1, whole genome shotgun sequence encodes these proteins:
- the rbbp4 gene encoding histone-binding protein RBBP4 isoform X2 — MPPHQDGAFDDAVEERVINEEYKIWKKNTPFLYDLVMTHALEWPSLTAQWLPDVSRPEGKDYSVHRLVLGTHTSDEQNHLVIASVQLPNDDAQFDASHYDSEKGEFGGFGSVSGKIEIEIKINHEGEVNRARYMPQNPCIIATKTPTSDVLVFDYTKHPSKPDPSSECRPDLRLRGHQKEGYGLSWNPNLSGCLLSASDDHTICLWDISAVPKEGKIVDAKTIFTGHTAVVEDVSWHLLHESLFGSVADDQKLMIWDTRSNNTSKPSHAVDAHTAEVNCLSFNPYSEFILATGSADKTVALWDLRNLKLKLHSFESHKDEIFQVQWSPHNETILASSGTDRRLNVWDLSKIGEEQSPEDAEDGPPELLFIHGGHTAKISDFSWNPNEPWVICSVSEDNIMQVWQMAENIYNDEDPEGSTDPEATA; from the exons ATGCCGCCTCATCAAGATG GTGCATTTGATGATGctgtggaggagagggtgaTCAATGAGGAGTATAAGATCTGGAAGAAAAACACTCCCTTCCTGTATGACTTGGTTATGACCCATGCTTTAGAGTGGCCCAGCCTCACAGCTCAGTGGCTGCCTGACGTCTCTCg ACCAGAAGGGAAGGATTACAGTGTGCACCGGCTTGTGTTGGGCACTCACACATCTGACGAGCAGAATCACCTTGTTATTGCCAGCGTCCAGCTGCCAAATGACGATGCCCAGTTTGATGCTTCTCATTACGACAGTGAAAAAGGAG AGTTTGGAGGCTTTGGCTCAGTGAGTGGCAAAATTGAGATAGAGATCAAGATCAACCATGAGGGAGAGGTGAATCGTGCCCGCTACATGCCCCAGAACCCCTGCATCATCGCCACAAAGACCCCGACCTCAGACGTGCTGGTCTTTGACTACACCAAGCACCCCTCCAAGCCTG ACCCATCTAGCGAGTGTCGACCTGACCTTCGTCTTAGAGGCCATCAGAAAGAAGGTTATGGTCTCTCCTGGAATCCAAATCTCTCCGGCTGCCTGCTAAGTGCCTCTGATGACCAT ACAATCTGTCTGTGGGACATTAGCGCTGTGCCAAAGGAGGGGAAGATAGTGGATGCTAAGACTATTTTCACTGGTCACACTGCTGTGGTGGAAGACGTCTCCTGGCACCTGCTCCACGAGTCTCTCTTCGGCTCCGTAGCAGACGACCAGAAACTCATGAT CTGGGACACTCGCTCTAACAACACATCCAAGCCCAGCCATGCAGTGGATGCCCACACAGCAGAGGTCAACTGTCTGTCCTTCAACCCGTACAGTGAGTTCATCCTCGCCACAGGCTCAGCAGACAAG ACTGTGGCCCTTTGGGACCTGAGAAACCTGAAACTAAAGCTGCACTCATTTGAGTCACACAAGGACGAGATCTTCCAA GTCCAGTGGTCACCCCATAATGAGACCATCCTGGCATCCAGTGGAACAGATCGACGACTCAATGTCTGGGACCTCAG tAAAATTGGTGAGGAGCAGTCACCGGAAGATGCAGAGGATGGCCCCCCTGAGCTGCTG TTCATCCACGGCGGCCACACAGCCAAGATCTCTGACTTCTCCTGGAACCCCAATGAACCCTGGGTCATCTGCTCTGTGTCTGAAGACAACATCATGCAAGTCTGGCAAATG GCAGAGAACATCTACAATGATGAAGATCCTGAGGGGTCGACAGACCCAGAAGCCACAGCGTAA
- the rbbp4 gene encoding histone-binding protein RBBP4 isoform X1, with translation MADKEAGAFDDAVEERVINEEYKIWKKNTPFLYDLVMTHALEWPSLTAQWLPDVSRPEGKDYSVHRLVLGTHTSDEQNHLVIASVQLPNDDAQFDASHYDSEKGEFGGFGSVSGKIEIEIKINHEGEVNRARYMPQNPCIIATKTPTSDVLVFDYTKHPSKPDPSSECRPDLRLRGHQKEGYGLSWNPNLSGCLLSASDDHTICLWDISAVPKEGKIVDAKTIFTGHTAVVEDVSWHLLHESLFGSVADDQKLMIWDTRSNNTSKPSHAVDAHTAEVNCLSFNPYSEFILATGSADKTVALWDLRNLKLKLHSFESHKDEIFQVQWSPHNETILASSGTDRRLNVWDLSKIGEEQSPEDAEDGPPELLFIHGGHTAKISDFSWNPNEPWVICSVSEDNIMQVWQMAENIYNDEDPEGSTDPEATA, from the exons CAGGTGCATTTGATGATGctgtggaggagagggtgaTCAATGAGGAGTATAAGATCTGGAAGAAAAACACTCCCTTCCTGTATGACTTGGTTATGACCCATGCTTTAGAGTGGCCCAGCCTCACAGCTCAGTGGCTGCCTGACGTCTCTCg ACCAGAAGGGAAGGATTACAGTGTGCACCGGCTTGTGTTGGGCACTCACACATCTGACGAGCAGAATCACCTTGTTATTGCCAGCGTCCAGCTGCCAAATGACGATGCCCAGTTTGATGCTTCTCATTACGACAGTGAAAAAGGAG AGTTTGGAGGCTTTGGCTCAGTGAGTGGCAAAATTGAGATAGAGATCAAGATCAACCATGAGGGAGAGGTGAATCGTGCCCGCTACATGCCCCAGAACCCCTGCATCATCGCCACAAAGACCCCGACCTCAGACGTGCTGGTCTTTGACTACACCAAGCACCCCTCCAAGCCTG ACCCATCTAGCGAGTGTCGACCTGACCTTCGTCTTAGAGGCCATCAGAAAGAAGGTTATGGTCTCTCCTGGAATCCAAATCTCTCCGGCTGCCTGCTAAGTGCCTCTGATGACCAT ACAATCTGTCTGTGGGACATTAGCGCTGTGCCAAAGGAGGGGAAGATAGTGGATGCTAAGACTATTTTCACTGGTCACACTGCTGTGGTGGAAGACGTCTCCTGGCACCTGCTCCACGAGTCTCTCTTCGGCTCCGTAGCAGACGACCAGAAACTCATGAT CTGGGACACTCGCTCTAACAACACATCCAAGCCCAGCCATGCAGTGGATGCCCACACAGCAGAGGTCAACTGTCTGTCCTTCAACCCGTACAGTGAGTTCATCCTCGCCACAGGCTCAGCAGACAAG ACTGTGGCCCTTTGGGACCTGAGAAACCTGAAACTAAAGCTGCACTCATTTGAGTCACACAAGGACGAGATCTTCCAA GTCCAGTGGTCACCCCATAATGAGACCATCCTGGCATCCAGTGGAACAGATCGACGACTCAATGTCTGGGACCTCAG tAAAATTGGTGAGGAGCAGTCACCGGAAGATGCAGAGGATGGCCCCCCTGAGCTGCTG TTCATCCACGGCGGCCACACAGCCAAGATCTCTGACTTCTCCTGGAACCCCAATGAACCCTGGGTCATCTGCTCTGTGTCTGAAGACAACATCATGCAAGTCTGGCAAATG GCAGAGAACATCTACAATGATGAAGATCCTGAGGGGTCGACAGACCCAGAAGCCACAGCGTAA
- the rbbp4 gene encoding histone-binding protein RBBP4 isoform X3, with protein sequence MADKEGAFDDAVEERVINEEYKIWKKNTPFLYDLVMTHALEWPSLTAQWLPDVSRPEGKDYSVHRLVLGTHTSDEQNHLVIASVQLPNDDAQFDASHYDSEKGEFGGFGSVSGKIEIEIKINHEGEVNRARYMPQNPCIIATKTPTSDVLVFDYTKHPSKPDPSSECRPDLRLRGHQKEGYGLSWNPNLSGCLLSASDDHTICLWDISAVPKEGKIVDAKTIFTGHTAVVEDVSWHLLHESLFGSVADDQKLMIWDTRSNNTSKPSHAVDAHTAEVNCLSFNPYSEFILATGSADKTVALWDLRNLKLKLHSFESHKDEIFQVQWSPHNETILASSGTDRRLNVWDLSKIGEEQSPEDAEDGPPELLFIHGGHTAKISDFSWNPNEPWVICSVSEDNIMQVWQMAENIYNDEDPEGSTDPEATA encoded by the exons GTGCATTTGATGATGctgtggaggagagggtgaTCAATGAGGAGTATAAGATCTGGAAGAAAAACACTCCCTTCCTGTATGACTTGGTTATGACCCATGCTTTAGAGTGGCCCAGCCTCACAGCTCAGTGGCTGCCTGACGTCTCTCg ACCAGAAGGGAAGGATTACAGTGTGCACCGGCTTGTGTTGGGCACTCACACATCTGACGAGCAGAATCACCTTGTTATTGCCAGCGTCCAGCTGCCAAATGACGATGCCCAGTTTGATGCTTCTCATTACGACAGTGAAAAAGGAG AGTTTGGAGGCTTTGGCTCAGTGAGTGGCAAAATTGAGATAGAGATCAAGATCAACCATGAGGGAGAGGTGAATCGTGCCCGCTACATGCCCCAGAACCCCTGCATCATCGCCACAAAGACCCCGACCTCAGACGTGCTGGTCTTTGACTACACCAAGCACCCCTCCAAGCCTG ACCCATCTAGCGAGTGTCGACCTGACCTTCGTCTTAGAGGCCATCAGAAAGAAGGTTATGGTCTCTCCTGGAATCCAAATCTCTCCGGCTGCCTGCTAAGTGCCTCTGATGACCAT ACAATCTGTCTGTGGGACATTAGCGCTGTGCCAAAGGAGGGGAAGATAGTGGATGCTAAGACTATTTTCACTGGTCACACTGCTGTGGTGGAAGACGTCTCCTGGCACCTGCTCCACGAGTCTCTCTTCGGCTCCGTAGCAGACGACCAGAAACTCATGAT CTGGGACACTCGCTCTAACAACACATCCAAGCCCAGCCATGCAGTGGATGCCCACACAGCAGAGGTCAACTGTCTGTCCTTCAACCCGTACAGTGAGTTCATCCTCGCCACAGGCTCAGCAGACAAG ACTGTGGCCCTTTGGGACCTGAGAAACCTGAAACTAAAGCTGCACTCATTTGAGTCACACAAGGACGAGATCTTCCAA GTCCAGTGGTCACCCCATAATGAGACCATCCTGGCATCCAGTGGAACAGATCGACGACTCAATGTCTGGGACCTCAG tAAAATTGGTGAGGAGCAGTCACCGGAAGATGCAGAGGATGGCCCCCCTGAGCTGCTG TTCATCCACGGCGGCCACACAGCCAAGATCTCTGACTTCTCCTGGAACCCCAATGAACCCTGGGTCATCTGCTCTGTGTCTGAAGACAACATCATGCAAGTCTGGCAAATG GCAGAGAACATCTACAATGATGAAGATCCTGAGGGGTCGACAGACCCAGAAGCCACAGCGTAA